The sequence CTATGTGCAAATCGGGGCAAAGTGCCAGCAGCACGATAAATTTTGTAACCTGCGGATTCATCCGCAGGAACTTAAGCACTCCTCAACTTCCCGAAGGAGTGCCAGGGGCACGGATGATAGCTCCTCTACACGAAATTAATACTAAAAGCATTTGACAAACCATCAGGGAAATCGCTTTTAGCCCCTTGAAGTTCTTTAATATAGGCTGACATCTCTTTACTAACAGTTTAAAAGTGTTTGCCTTGGGCTTCAGATGCCATAAATTATTCCTTTCAGGCTGAAAGCCCAGCTCAACACTTCGGTAAACACCGTCTTGGTGATCAATGGGATCAAGCCTCTTTTCCAGTGGATAAATGTTGTCATGTTCTTGTGAAAAAATATTTCACACCGATAAATGGTTTCCGCAATTGGCACTGAACGAATTGATTTACCATGGAAGAACCCAATGACTATAGATGTTTCCCCATCGGGCCAAGCATTGGGTGTGCTCCATACCAAAAACCTTGTGTTCATGGATGTTTCCTGAGCAGTGGGGATTCCCCATGAAGATAAAACCTAGTTCCCAGAAATATGGCTTGATCCACTTCCCCAACCTTCCCGCCTAATCCATTTTTGGCATGAAATATATTTAAACACCTAAATTATTAGTTTTTAAACTATTTATTTAGTATATTAAATATAATCATAACTTCAGATAATATGGAAGCCAAAAAAACACCAAAAGCAGATTTAAGAAAAAAGCGTGGTCTTTTCCTAAATATTGGCCTGCTGATCAGCACAGGACTGGCCCTAGCCGCCTTTGAGTTTAAATCCTACACGCTTATCACCGTACAGGATTATAATCTCAAACCTGACCCATTTGAGGGTATTCTCGATGTACCCATCACCCCCCATCAGGTTCCCAAGCCACCAAAGATCGAGCATCCGGAAATCAAGGAAGTCCCGAATGATAAGGATATCCAAGAAAAATTCGAGCCGATTCTGGATATAGCGATTCCGGAGGATCCCGTTGTCAATAGTCCTGCTCTTCCCACAGGACCTCCTTTAGCAGATACGGCTGACGAGGTCAAAGATTTTGCCGAACAGATGCCCACTCCTCCCGGTGGTATGGAAGGATGGGCACAATACCTCAGCGGCAACTTAACATACCCCAAACAGGCTGTCAGAATGGGAATAGAAGGGACGGTATTTTTGGTCTTTGTGGTCAACAAAGATGGATCGATCCAAGATGTGGAAATTTTACGGGGTGTAGGAGGTGGCTGTAGCGAAGAGGCCATTCGGGTATTGGAAAATGCCCCCGACTGGAAACCAGGCCTCCAAGGAGGACGGCCCGTGAGGGTAAAAATGCGGTTGCCCATTAAATTCAAACTAAATTAACTTCCGCCAACCTTAATTTCCGAGGCCGCTTACCGGGGTAAGCGGCCTCTTTTGTCATTTGATCCGGAATGAAGTGATCACCTCCACTGTTTTCGTATTACGGATCCTGCTAAAACCAAGAATAAATTTGATATTGGACGCCAATGTGCCTCAATAATGAATGACGATTTTCTTTATCGGGAACTAAATTAATGGTATTTTTGTCATCCTTTACGAAATGGGGCTGACCGGTTTTGACAGTAGGTGTGAAGACTGGGCTCGCATGTCGGGTGGAGCATGTACGCCCGCGAATAATTCATGCGATCTATAATTGGCGAATCTAATTACGCCATGGCTGCCTAATCAGACCCTCATAGGGACTGATACTGCTTAAAGGGTTGAGTTCGCAAGGCGAATTCCCCAGCCACATCCCGCGGCGCTCTGTCTTGGCAGCGCTGATCTTGGGGTGTCGACTTGCCAGGACTAGTATTGCTGATGCTATTAAGGCAGTGCGAAACTCAAATAGCTAAGCGTGACGGTAGCTGTGTCATCCAGCGGCCCAACGACGAAAACCCAATAGATGACTAAACATGTAGACGGTACGGTGTTTCCCTATCTGGACCAGGGTTCGACTCCCTGCAGCTCCACCCAATGAGAGTTAGACGATTTCTTCGTTTTTCTCTCATTTTTTTTAGAATTTAAATTACTGTTTATCTGGTAGATACAACCAACTAAAGCGTTAATTCTTCCGGTTCGATAACCTGTTTTTGAAAAACACAGTTTTTCGGGGAATATCGAACCAATTAACTCTCTCTTTGTCTCGATATCTCCGTTTTCATACAGCAAATCTAGCCTGGAGAGCCTTTCCAGAGCCCTATCAACATATTTGGAATGGTTCGATACTCTCTCTGGCTTGGTCGCAGCCAATTGGTTCTCAAGCCGTGTTATTTCTTGATTACATTCTGATTTTATATCCCTATAATCATCTGCCTCAAGGTCTCCGGCCACAAATAAATCCCTGCTTCTTTTTAATTTTTCATGAAGACTTTCCAAAGAAGCTGCTACTTTTTTATGCTCCTCTCCCTCGTCCTTAAAATGGTATTTGAAGAATTCATGGAGTATTACTCCAAATATTTCAACTTTATCCTTCTTCAGGGTAAACCTTTTCATTTCACTGACCATTAGGTCATTGAATAATGAAGCCTTTTCCCTAAAACCGCACTTTGATAGACAATGGTAATAATAATAGCGTCTTGATCTACCTGTAGAGCCACTTCCAGTTAAAACCTTACCACATTTGGGACATATCAGGAATCCCCTTAATGGAAGCCTATCATCTGACGCTACTTTTGGCAAATACTCATCTCTTCCTATGTCCTGCAGAATATTCTGTACCCTATAAAATTCCCCTTCTGTAATCAAAGGCTCATGTTGGCCATTCACAAACTGGTCCTCTTCATCTTTAAATGCAGGCACGTAAATTTTTCCACAATACAATGGGTTTCGCACCATCCGATGGAAATGGGAACGGCTGATTTTAAGTCCTTTCTTTTTGACCATTTCCCAAATATTTTCCGTTGGGTACCTTTTTTTAAGAATTGTAGAAAAAACCCACTTAACGATAGAGGCTTCCGGTTCCTTTGGAGCAATAAACTTTTTTGATCCCTCCATTCGGTTTATATATCCAAAAGGTGCTTTCCTTAAATAACGCCCCTCCTTTAGGGCTCTTCTCATGCCGTGAAAAATATTCAGTGCCCTTCGATCATTTTCCACCTCAGGTGCTGCCAAATAGATCGCCAGCATCATTTTATTTTCAGGAATATTCAAGTCAAGTGGCTGTTCGTTAGCCTGTGGCTCTATATCTAAGTTTCGAAGGGTATTTATCATCTGGTAGGCATCACCCGCATTTCTGCTAAATCGGTCCCATTTTGTAAAAAGTATTTTGTCCACACCTCTTCCACGACTTTTCTTTAAGTACGTAAGAAGTTCTTTCCAACGGGGCCTGTTAAACGTTTTTGCAGAGTGATCTTCAAAAACCACCTTTCGAACCATAATATTATGATGATCACAATATCTTTTGAGGACTTCCTCTTGATTTCGTTGGGAATATCCTTTATCTGCCTGCTCATCGGTACTTACCCTTATATATAAGTCAGCTACACTCATTTTCTTTAACAATTTGATCCACAGCTAATTTAGCCAAAAAGCACATTACCTCCAGAATACCGCTGGATTCTTCCAATGATATTTCTTCTCCATGACTTTTAAATATCTCCCTAATCTTTTCAGGTGTGAGTCCACATTTTTTCGGACTGAATTTATCCAAATCAATCATTAAGATAAGTTCACCAATGAATTGGATTAATATTCACACCGAATTCAGAAGGTGGAATTATATAGTTTTAATAGAAAAACTTCCAGAATTAATAATTTCCCAATATTGGTTCCTTGCTTCTTTCTTCAAAAGAAAGAAGTCCGGGGGTATCGGACTTACCGGAAGCACTAGTTTTCTTCTTTCAATTGTTTAAGTTTCCGGAGCATATCTTTCCAGTAGGCCTGCCTGCCTTTTAGAAAGGCGCTTGCCTTTTCTGATATTTTATATTGGCTGAACATTTCAGCCTGTTTTATGGCTGCTTCCAGATCGGTTATTTCGATGGACTTTCCGTCCTTATCTATAATTTTCATCACTGCTTAAAGTTAAAGTTGTCAAAATGATATAATGGGGCAGGCTTCCACCCCTGCCCCATTCTTGAGTTACTTATGGACCAATATTTTTGCTCCCCTGTCCACAAAATCCGCGCATAGGTCAAAGGCTTTTTGTCCTTTCAATTGGGCAGTCCCACCCAGCAATATAGATCTGGTCTTGTCCTGCTCGGATTTAAATCGCCTAACATTCTGAAAGTATCCCGTCACGGCATTATACGTCCCAAACACCGTTCCTTCAGTGGACGGTAACAGTTGGGCGTCCCCCATCATGGCATAGGCAAACGCCTCTTCACATTGGTTTTTAAAAGCTGTGGATACCTTGTCATATTCTCCCCTGTAGAGGTTGTCCAGGGTATCCCTATTGGGTGCCAGCGCCAGCTCTATCAATCTTTTGACTTCCTTATCCTTGATTTTCACCTTTGCCCACCTGTTGAATACCGTTTCCAGGTTTGCCCCTGTTTCCGTTACCAGGCCCATCAAGCGGTGGGCCAGTTGCAGCCTTTCTTTGGCCCCTGATGTATGGCGGATCCTCACCACATTTGTTTTCCGTTGAAATGCGGCATTCAGGGTATTCTGACAAACTACCCTGATAGGGGTAAATGCGGCCATAATACTTCCTGTCCCATCGTGCGAGGTTGTCAGGAACAGGTATTGCTCGATCAGATCCTCCTTTCCTACCAAAATCCCATCAGGCAATTTGGCCGTGATAAACACCCTTTCCCCCTCCCCCAATGCTCCGGCCGTTTCATACTTCACCCCTTTCCCTTCTTTGATGATGGCATCAAAGAAAGAAAAGGCATCCCGGTTCTGTACGATACCGTAATCCTTCCCTACTACCCCAAATACCTTTTGGGTGTCGGTCCTCATGGTGGCAAACTGATCGGGTACCGGGATTTCTGTACTGGAATTATCAGGCCCGTTTTCACCATCACCAATCCCTTCCCGTTTGGTAAATAATGGTGCTTTGACCACCTCATAATCCAATCCTGCAAATTGAATGGCCTCCTTACTGGTAGGGTAATTTTCCACCACTTTCCCCAGCTTATGCCATGCCGGCTGTTTGACACTAAAAAAGCTGTGCTTTCCTGTTCTTTCGTTAAAATGGATATTATGTCCCATGATTTCAATTAATTAAAGGGTTATACATTTATTTGCTTCCCTTTTGCCCTTTCTCTGAAAGCCTGTGGAAAAAACATTTTTTAAAAGAAAAAACGGCAAAAAAGAAAGCTGGAGAAAAGGGGCGGCCCACAGCCAAAAAGGAAACGGAATAAAGGAAAGGTTGTGGGGAGGGGGTGTTTATGCCGTCCCTTTTTGGCCCCACTTTTCAGGCTTCAACCAAGGCCGCACCTACATTAGCTGCTCTTTTCTGCCGTTCTTTTAAAAAATTAAAGGTATTGTCCTTCCCTTCAACAGGTACAATGAATTAATATCAGGAAGACAATCCTACCCATTCCATAATCAAAAAAACGGACTGAATTTCCGGCTTGAAGCAGATATGAAATTATCCTTTCCAGCTCTGCGGAAAGGGTTAGTGGAATGGAATCAAAAACGGAAATTTGGTCCAAGACATTTTATGAAGTGCTTTCCCTGAAATGGAGTTTAAGGAATGAAGGGAATGTACTTTCTTATTATTGCAACGGTTATGTGTCTTCAAAAGTCCCTCTTAAAAAGTTTCACATTCCCCCATTGTGGTGTATTTATATCTGGAAATTAAAAAATAGTACCTGCCAGGCATTAATTGAAAATGTATCAATAATAAGGAATATTAAGAAAACCTAAATTTTGTTTTACCTGAATTCCAACAATAAAGAATCATTGAAAACAGAAAAAGGCTCCGATTTTGAAGCCTTTTTCTATTATCATACTTTCATTGCTTTGCCTTTCTCCTGCTTGGGAGTATCCTTCTTTTTACCCATCCCCTGCTCCAAATTCTCTTTGATCTCCTGCCGCAGATCCTTGAGATTGAGCCGCTTTCCAGTTTCATCATATACGCTGATTGATTTGTATTGTGGATTTGCTGCAATCAAAAAGGAGCCTTCCTTGCCTGCAATATTCACTTCATGGAGGTTTCCCTTTTTAAGGGAGTAAAGCAAACGGTCTTTTTGATCCATGCCTTCCATTTCCACGATTGGCAGGGTCTTCAGTGATTTTTCCAGATCGAAACCATAACGGTCATGGTACTGGAGCATAGGATGCTGGCCCTTTTCGTTCTTTTCTGCCAGGTCCAACTGTAGCCAGGCATTATAGCGTTCCCCTTCCTTATTGAACAGGGTCTTATACACCGGGCGCCATTCCAGGAGATTAAAGGCCTCCTTTGCCGAAATATGCTGGTTCTGGTAAAAGGTGTTGGACATTTTGCTGCCGTTGGGCTTGTGGAGCTCAGCATCGAAACTGTTGAAGAAATAGCGGTCCATCTTGTCGGACTTTCTGAAATTGAGCTTAAAGTCCACTTGCTTGTCCTCGATGGTCACCGAGTGGCCCAACTGGAATTCCTTTTTTCCCTGCTTCATTTGCTTTTCCAGTTCCTTGTTGAGTTCTTCGCCGAAACCGGCATATTTCAATCGTTCCTTTAGTACTTCCAGGTTTTCCTTGTCCATGGTCTATTGGTTTTATGGTTGAATAATCGGTTGTGCTTTCTCCAGATGTCCTGCCTTTAGCCTTAGCCTTAACAGCCGCCCACCGTTTTGCTCCCTGATATCGATGACCAGGTTTTCATTGCCCCTCAGGCTGAACTGCGGTAGTGCAAGTACCAGCCTGCTCGAATCATTTCCCTGCACTCCTTCTTCCGCCTTCCAGCTGACATGCGCGGGAACTAGCTCGGTATTGCGCCTCGCCGTTCTTTTCATGCCTCCCCCATCCCGCTTCCAGCACCGTATCCCAGGTTGTTGGAAGTCCACCGCTCCTTTGTTTTTCAGGTCAATGGTAAAGAACAGCGTTTGCCCATGGCTGGACACCGTCCTTACCCTTGCCGAAACCTTGCCCGACCTGGCTTTTCTGCCCAAACGGCCCATTGTTTTTTTATTGGCCATTAAGGCCGCAAAGTTGGCCAGTTCCCGCTGATTCAATCCTATACCCTTCAAGGCAACTGCAAAGCGTTCATTATCCAGCTGCGCTACCATATCGATGGTTAGGATATTGGGATGATCACTATATTTGACCTTGAACTGGTAAAGCCTTCCCCCGGCAGTGATGACATGCAGGCTGATCGGGGCAAAACCTTTGGCAGCAGCCTTCAGTTTAAGCACGTTGCCGGCATGGCTATCCTTTTGTGCCATGACCACTGGATTTCCCCTGTCCAGGCTCTTCACCTCAAAAGGGAATACCAGGACGGTAGTCTTGTCATAGGCAACTTCAACGGGGTAGCTCTTGATGATGGCCTTTGGAGTATATTGTGCCTTAAGGATGGAAATGGAGAGGAACAATAGCAGTAAGGCCATTGCTGCTTTTTGGAATATCATGGTTTTCATATCGGATTATTTTTGGTTGACAAGCAGCACCGGATGTCCGGCCCTTACCCTTACTTTGGTCAGTTTGACTTTTTTTGAAAGCAGGCCCTTTACGGTTTCGCTGCCTGCCGAGGCGGCCTGCATTTGCCAGGAGGTATCATAGCCCATCAGCTGGGTGGATTGTATGGCCTGTCCAGCACCTTCCTTTACGGCCTTTCTTTCCATGCTTCCCGGAATGCGGATGCCCTCCATCGCATCCATGTCGTGGACAGCAAGGGATACGGGCAGGATCATCTTGCCTTTCCTTATGGCACTGATCTTGATCTCCAGCCGCTCACCGGACAGGCTGCAACGACCATGGACAAGTTGCCCTTTTAGCAGGGAAAGCCCATTGATCGACACGTCCTCGGAGAGCTCCAAAGTGATGGTCTGTCCCGTGACCATCTCTTGGTCACCATAGACCGTCGCGGCGATGGCCACGGGCACGGGTTCCTCCGCGGACGGTTCACTTTCATCGAGTCCATAAAACCCATTGGTCTGGAAGGCCGTGTTGGTTTGGTTATCGGTCTCATGCCCTCCCGATGCTTCCACTGCAAAACTTTTTACTTTACTTTTGGCTTCTTCGAGCCGCAGCTGGACGCGCTCCGGATGCTGCACGTCCAGTAGTTTGTCCAACATGGAATCAATCTGCTGCATTTCGGGATCTTCGCCCATTGGCCTGCTCATCTGCTCCATCATTTCTTCGAGCTGCCTGACATCTTTATGGATGCCTGTTTTTTCCATTACCGGTTCAGGCACTTTCTTTGCCACTGATGGTGCTGGAGCATTGACCAGTTGCTGGATCGTTTCTAGTTGGGAGGCAATTTCCTGCTCGGCCCGGTCCAAATCGTTTGGAACAGCCTCTTTCCCTTCCACTGGTAATTTGCTTTCAAATAGCGGTAGTTGTCCTTC comes from Echinicola vietnamensis DSM 17526 and encodes:
- a CDS encoding energy transducer TonB; this encodes MEAKKTPKADLRKKRGLFLNIGLLISTGLALAAFEFKSYTLITVQDYNLKPDPFEGILDVPITPHQVPKPPKIEHPEIKEVPNDKDIQEKFEPILDIAIPEDPVVNSPALPTGPPLADTADEVKDFAEQMPTPPGGMEGWAQYLSGNLTYPKQAVRMGIEGTVFLVFVVNKDGSIQDVEILRGVGGGCSEEAIRVLENAPDWKPGLQGGRPVRVKMRLPIKFKLN
- a CDS encoding recombinase family protein — protein: MSVADLYIRVSTDEQADKGYSQRNQEEVLKRYCDHHNIMVRKVVFEDHSAKTFNRPRWKELLTYLKKSRGRGVDKILFTKWDRFSRNAGDAYQMINTLRNLDIEPQANEQPLDLNIPENKMMLAIYLAAPEVENDRRALNIFHGMRRALKEGRYLRKAPFGYINRMEGSKKFIAPKEPEASIVKWVFSTILKKRYPTENIWEMVKKKGLKISRSHFHRMVRNPLYCGKIYVPAFKDEEDQFVNGQHEPLITEGEFYRVQNILQDIGRDEYLPKVASDDRLPLRGFLICPKCGKVLTGSGSTGRSRRYYYYHCLSKCGFREKASLFNDLMVSEMKRFTLKKDKVEIFGVILHEFFKYHFKDEGEEHKKVAASLESLHEKLKRSRDLFVAGDLEADDYRDIKSECNQEITRLENQLAATKPERVSNHSKYVDRALERLSRLDLLYENGDIETKRELIGSIFPEKLCFSKTGYRTGRINALVGCIYQINSNLNSKKNERKTKKSSNSHWVELQGVEPWSR
- a CDS encoding DUF932 domain-containing protein, whose protein sequence is MGHNIHFNERTGKHSFFSVKQPAWHKLGKVVENYPTSKEAIQFAGLDYEVVKAPLFTKREGIGDGENGPDNSSTEIPVPDQFATMRTDTQKVFGVVGKDYGIVQNRDAFSFFDAIIKEGKGVKYETAGALGEGERVFITAKLPDGILVGKEDLIEQYLFLTTSHDGTGSIMAAFTPIRVVCQNTLNAAFQRKTNVVRIRHTSGAKERLQLAHRLMGLVTETGANLETVFNRWAKVKIKDKEVKRLIELALAPNRDTLDNLYRGEYDKVSTAFKNQCEEAFAYAMMGDAQLLPSTEGTVFGTYNAVTGYFQNVRRFKSEQDKTRSILLGGTAQLKGQKAFDLCADFVDRGAKILVHK
- a CDS encoding DUF4138 domain-containing protein; translation: MKTMIFQKAAMALLLLFLSISILKAQYTPKAIIKSYPVEVAYDKTTVLVFPFEVKSLDRGNPVVMAQKDSHAGNVLKLKAAAKGFAPISLHVITAGGRLYQFKVKYSDHPNILTIDMVAQLDNERFAVALKGIGLNQRELANFAALMANKKTMGRLGRKARSGKVSARVRTVSSHGQTLFFTIDLKNKGAVDFQQPGIRCWKRDGGGMKRTARRNTELVPAHVSWKAEEGVQGNDSSRLVLALPQFSLRGNENLVIDIREQNGGRLLRLRLKAGHLEKAQPIIQP
- the traM gene encoding conjugative transposon protein TraM; amino-acid sequence: MMNEHSEKFLRERRMMLFLPLLTIPFLFLAFWALGGGNPDVLNDDHQTKGLNLTLPGATLPEGENLDKMALYEKEEQKQRSLSQQEGQLPLFESKLPVEGKEAVPNDLDRAEQEIASQLETIQQLVNAPAPSVAKKVPEPVMEKTGIHKDVRQLEEMMEQMSRPMGEDPEMQQIDSMLDKLLDVQHPERVQLRLEEAKSKVKSFAVEASGGHETDNQTNTAFQTNGFYGLDESEPSAEEPVPVAIAATVYGDQEMVTGQTITLELSEDVSINGLSLLKGQLVHGRCSLSGERLEIKISAIRKGKMILPVSLAVHDMDAMEGIRIPGSMERKAVKEGAGQAIQSTQLMGYDTSWQMQAASAGSETVKGLLSKKVKLTKVRVRAGHPVLLVNQK